The proteins below are encoded in one region of Pseudomonas putida NBRC 14164:
- the metG gene encoding methionine--tRNA ligase, whose protein sequence is MSEPRQILVTSALPYANGSIHLGHMLEYIQTDMWVRFQKMRGNQCIYVCADDAHGSAIMLRAEKEGITPEQLIANVQAEHSGDFADFLVEFDNFHSTHSEENRELSSMIYTRLREAGHIATRSVTQYFDPEKGMFLADRFIKGTCPKCAAEDQYGDNCEKCGATYAPTELKNPKSAISGATPVLRDSQHFFFKLPDFQAMLQQWTRSGTLQDAVANKLAEWLDSGLQEWDISRDAPYFGFEIPGEPGKYFYVWLDAPIGYMASFKNLCARRPELDFDAFWKEDSKAELYHFIGKDIVNFHALFWPAMLEGAGFRKPTAVNVHGYLTVNGAKMSKSRGTFIKARTYLDHLQPEYLRYYYAAKLGRGVDDLDLNLEDFVQKVNSDLVGKVVNIASRCAGFIHKGNEGVMVAGDAAPELTEAFLAAAPSIAEAYEGRDFGRAMREIMALADRANAWIADKAPWSLAKQEGKQDEVQAICAQGINLFRQLVIFLKPVLPVLAADAEAFLNVAPLAWNDHLSRLENHQLNPFKALMSRIEPAKVEAMVAASKEDLLAAEAKAPAGNGELTKDPLSAEIEFDTFAAVDLRVALIVKAEAVAGADKLLQLTLDIGDERRNVFSGIKSAYPDPSKLEGRLTMMVANLKPRKMRFGVSEGMVMAAGPGGEEIYLLSPDSGAKPGQRIK, encoded by the coding sequence ATGTCCGAGCCACGTCAGATTCTCGTCACCAGCGCCCTGCCCTATGCCAATGGATCCATCCATCTTGGCCATATGCTCGAGTACATCCAGACAGACATGTGGGTCCGCTTCCAGAAAATGCGCGGCAACCAGTGCATCTACGTCTGCGCCGACGACGCCCACGGCTCGGCCATCATGCTGCGTGCCGAAAAGGAAGGCATCACGCCGGAACAGCTGATCGCCAACGTCCAGGCCGAGCACAGCGGCGACTTCGCAGACTTCCTGGTGGAGTTCGACAACTTCCACTCCACCCACAGCGAAGAAAACCGCGAACTGTCGAGCATGATCTACACGCGCCTGCGTGAAGCCGGGCACATCGCCACCCGTTCGGTGACCCAGTATTTCGACCCGGAAAAGGGCATGTTCCTGGCCGATCGCTTCATCAAGGGTACCTGCCCCAAGTGCGCGGCCGAAGACCAGTACGGCGACAACTGTGAAAAATGCGGCGCCACCTACGCGCCTACCGAGCTGAAGAACCCAAAGTCGGCGATTTCCGGTGCCACCCCGGTACTGCGTGATTCGCAGCACTTCTTCTTCAAGCTGCCCGACTTCCAGGCCATGCTGCAGCAGTGGACCCGCAGCGGCACCCTGCAGGATGCGGTGGCCAACAAGCTGGCCGAATGGCTGGATTCCGGCCTGCAGGAGTGGGATATCTCCCGTGACGCGCCGTACTTCGGCTTCGAGATCCCGGGCGAACCGGGCAAGTACTTCTACGTGTGGCTGGACGCGCCAATCGGCTACATGGCCAGCTTCAAGAACCTGTGCGCACGCCGCCCAGAGCTGGACTTCGACGCCTTCTGGAAGGAAGACTCCAAGGCCGAGCTGTACCACTTCATCGGCAAGGACATCGTCAACTTCCACGCCCTGTTCTGGCCCGCCATGCTCGAAGGCGCCGGCTTCCGCAAGCCGACTGCGGTCAACGTGCACGGCTACCTGACCGTCAACGGCGCCAAGATGTCCAAGTCGCGCGGCACCTTCATCAAGGCCCGCACCTATCTTGACCACCTGCAGCCGGAATACCTGCGTTACTACTACGCGGCCAAGCTGGGCCGTGGCGTCGACGACCTGGACCTGAACCTGGAAGACTTCGTGCAGAAGGTCAACTCCGACCTGGTGGGCAAGGTAGTCAACATCGCCAGCCGCTGCGCCGGGTTCATCCACAAAGGCAATGAAGGCGTGATGGTGGCCGGCGATGCCGCACCGGAGCTGACCGAGGCCTTCCTGGCCGCTGCCCCGTCTATCGCCGAAGCCTACGAAGGCCGCGACTTCGGCCGCGCCATGCGCGAGATCATGGCGCTGGCCGACCGCGCCAACGCCTGGATCGCCGACAAGGCACCATGGTCACTGGCCAAGCAGGAAGGCAAGCAGGATGAAGTGCAGGCCATCTGCGCCCAGGGCATCAACCTGTTCCGTCAGCTGGTGATCTTCCTCAAGCCCGTGCTGCCCGTGCTGGCGGCCGACGCCGAGGCCTTCCTCAACGTTGCCCCGCTGGCCTGGAACGACCACCTGTCGCGCCTGGAAAACCACCAGCTGAACCCGTTCAAGGCACTGATGAGCCGCATCGAACCGGCCAAGGTCGAAGCCATGGTCGCAGCCAGCAAGGAAGACCTGCTGGCCGCCGAAGCCAAGGCCCCGGCCGGCAATGGCGAGCTGACCAAGGACCCGCTTTCGGCAGAAATCGAGTTCGACACCTTCGCTGCCGTTGACCTGCGCGTGGCACTGATCGTCAAGGCCGAAGCCGTAGCTGGCGCCGACAAGCTGCTGCAACTGACCCTGGATATCGGTGACGAGCGCCGCAACGTGTTCTCCGGCATCAAGTCGGCTTACCCCGACCCGTCCAAGCTGGAAGGCCGCCTGACCATGATGGTTGCCAACCTCAAGCCACGGAAGATGCGCTTTGGCGTGTCCGAGGGCATGGTCATGGCCGCCGGCCCTGGCGGTGAAGAAATCTACCTGCTGAGCCCGGACAGCGGCGCCAAGCCTGGCCAGCGCATCAAGTAA
- the apbC gene encoding iron-sulfur cluster carrier protein ApbC has translation MSAVTRAAVEGVLRQYTDPYLNQDPVSAGCVRAIDIQGGQVSVQLQLGYAAGLFKSGWAQVLQTAIGNLEGVSSAQVSIDCQVAAHKAQAQVPAMANVKNIIAVASGKGGVGKSTTAANLALALAREGARVGILDADIYGPSQGVMFGIAEGTRPQIRDQKWFVPIKAHGVEVMSMAFLTDDNTPMVWRGPMVSGALLQLVTQTAWDDLDYLVIDMPPGTGDIQLTLAQKVPVAGSVIVTTPQDLALLDAKKGVEMFRKVNIPVLGVVENMAVHICSNCGHAEHLFGEGGGEKLASQYGVDLLASLPLSMLIREQADSGKPTAIAEPESQIAMVYQELARQVGARIVLQEAAAPAMPSITISED, from the coding sequence ATGAGTGCCGTCACCCGTGCCGCCGTCGAAGGCGTGCTTCGCCAGTACACCGACCCCTACCTGAACCAGGACCCGGTCAGCGCCGGTTGCGTGCGCGCCATTGATATCCAGGGCGGGCAGGTCAGCGTGCAATTGCAGTTGGGGTATGCCGCCGGGCTGTTCAAGAGCGGCTGGGCCCAGGTGCTGCAGACCGCCATCGGCAACCTCGAGGGCGTCAGCAGCGCCCAGGTGTCGATCGATTGCCAGGTGGCCGCGCACAAGGCCCAGGCCCAGGTACCGGCCATGGCCAACGTCAAGAACATCATCGCCGTGGCCTCGGGCAAGGGTGGGGTAGGCAAGTCGACCACCGCGGCCAACCTGGCCTTGGCCTTGGCCCGCGAAGGCGCGCGCGTGGGTATTCTCGATGCCGACATCTACGGCCCAAGCCAGGGCGTGATGTTCGGTATTGCTGAAGGCACCCGCCCACAGATCCGTGACCAGAAGTGGTTTGTGCCGATCAAGGCCCATGGTGTGGAAGTCATGTCCATGGCGTTCCTAACCGACGACAATACGCCGATGGTCTGGCGAGGCCCGATGGTCTCCGGTGCGCTGCTGCAACTGGTGACCCAAACCGCCTGGGACGACCTGGATTACCTGGTGATCGACATGCCGCCGGGTACCGGCGATATCCAGCTGACGCTGGCGCAGAAAGTGCCGGTGGCCGGCTCTGTGATCGTCACCACTCCGCAGGACCTGGCGTTGCTGGATGCCAAGAAGGGCGTGGAGATGTTCCGCAAGGTCAACATCCCGGTGCTCGGGGTGGTCGAGAACATGGCCGTGCATATCTGTTCAAACTGTGGTCATGCCGAGCATCTGTTCGGCGAAGGCGGTGGTGAGAAGCTGGCGAGCCAGTATGGCGTCGACCTGCTGGCCTCGCTGCCGTTGTCGATGCTGATCCGCGAGCAGGCCGACAGCGGTAAGCCCACGGCGATTGCCGAGCCGGAAAGCCAGATTGCCATGGTCTATCAGGAACTGGCCCGCCAGGTGGGTGCACGGATCGTACTGCAGGAAGCAGCGGCACCGGCGATGCCGAGCATTACTATAAGCGAAGACTGA
- a CDS encoding IS110 family transposase: MAMQVGKLIVGADVAKAELVIHHDDRDEIIKVKNTKPEIKKWLKQQPLNTAIAVEATNVYHLDLVELAHSLGFEVYVIDGFQLSNYRKSVGVRVKTDPTDARLLSRFLRNEGEDLRPWTPPPAVYGKLQSLLRRRAALVTARTAMTQSWANEALLKAAFTTFVKSIDRLDLLIQKKIKEVLREAGLHEQVARCQAVEGIGFLTATALVMAFMRGEFKSSDSYIAFLGMDLRVIDSGQKNGRRRLTKRGCSEIRRLLHNAAMSASRTATWKGLYEQHRNAGKATTQALVILARKLARVAFALMKNQDEYVTKGGKAPC; encoded by the coding sequence GTGGCAATGCAGGTTGGCAAATTGATCGTCGGTGCGGATGTCGCGAAAGCTGAGTTAGTGATTCATCACGATGATCGCGATGAGATCATCAAGGTGAAAAATACCAAACCAGAAATCAAGAAATGGCTGAAGCAACAGCCTCTCAACACGGCAATTGCTGTTGAGGCGACCAATGTTTACCACCTGGACTTGGTTGAGCTGGCCCATAGCCTGGGTTTCGAGGTCTATGTCATTGATGGATTCCAACTGAGCAACTACCGCAAAAGCGTGGGTGTACGGGTAAAAACGGACCCCACTGATGCTCGGTTGTTGTCCCGTTTTTTGAGAAACGAGGGGGAAGACCTCCGCCCTTGGACTCCCCCTCCCGCCGTCTACGGCAAGCTTCAGAGCCTTCTGCGACGCCGAGCGGCCTTGGTGACTGCCCGCACGGCGATGACTCAGAGCTGGGCTAATGAAGCCCTTTTGAAAGCCGCCTTCACAACCTTTGTAAAATCGATAGACCGGCTGGATTTGTTGATCCAAAAGAAAATTAAAGAAGTGCTGCGCGAAGCAGGGCTGCACGAGCAAGTTGCTCGCTGCCAGGCGGTAGAGGGTATTGGGTTTCTCACGGCCACTGCCTTGGTAATGGCTTTTATGCGGGGCGAGTTCAAGAGCAGTGATTCGTACATTGCATTCCTGGGAATGGATCTACGAGTGATTGATTCTGGGCAGAAGAATGGACGTCGTCGCCTTACCAAGCGAGGCTGCTCAGAAATCCGTCGCCTGCTGCATAACGCGGCGATGTCAGCCAGCCGGACGGCCACTTGGAAAGGGCTCTACGAACAGCATCGCAATGCGGGTAAAGCAACAACCCAGGCGTTGGTAATCCTGGCCAGGAAGCTTGCACGAGTGGCATTCGCCCTGATGAAGAATCAGGACGAATATGTCACCAAGGGTGGGAAAGCGCCTTGCTGA
- a CDS encoding cold-shock protein: MSNRQNGTVKWFNDEKGYGFITPQSGDDLFVHFKAIQADGFKTLKEGQAVTFVATRGQKGMQAEEVQIA, translated from the coding sequence ATGTCCAACCGTCAAAACGGTACCGTTAAGTGGTTCAACGATGAAAAAGGCTACGGCTTCATCACCCCTCAGTCGGGCGACGACCTGTTCGTGCACTTCAAAGCCATCCAAGCTGACGGCTTCAAAACCCTGAAAGAAGGCCAGGCTGTTACTTTCGTCGCTACCCGCGGCCAGAAAGGCATGCAGGCTGAAGAAGTTCAGATCGCCTAA
- the dcd gene encoding dCTP deaminase — protein sequence MSIKSDKWIRRMAQEHGMIEPFVERQVRGEQDSRVISFGVSSYGYDVRCADEFKVFTNINSATVDPKNFDAGSFVDIKSDVCIIPPNSFALARTVEYFRIPRDVLTICLGKSTYARCGIIVNVTPLEPEWEGHVTLEFSNTTTLPAKIYANEGVAQMLFLQSDEECEVSYKDRGGKYQGQRGVTLPRT from the coding sequence ATGAGCATCAAATCGGACAAGTGGATTCGCCGCATGGCGCAGGAACACGGCATGATCGAACCGTTCGTCGAGCGCCAGGTGCGCGGCGAACAGGACAGCCGGGTCATTTCGTTCGGTGTCTCCAGCTATGGCTACGACGTGCGCTGCGCCGACGAATTCAAGGTTTTCACCAACATCAACTCGGCCACCGTCGACCCCAAGAACTTCGATGCCGGCAGCTTCGTCGATATCAAGAGCGACGTGTGCATCATCCCGCCGAACTCCTTCGCCCTGGCCCGCACCGTCGAGTACTTCCGCATTCCGCGTGACGTGCTGACCATCTGCCTGGGCAAGAGCACCTATGCCCGTTGCGGCATCATTGTCAACGTCACCCCGCTCGAGCCAGAGTGGGAAGGCCATGTGACGCTGGAGTTCTCCAACACCACCACGCTGCCGGCAAAAATTTACGCCAACGAAGGCGTGGCACAGATGCTGTTCCTGCAGTCTGACGAAGAGTGCGAAGTGTCCTACAAGGACCGTGGCGGCAAATACCAAGGCCAGCGCGGCGTTACCCTGCCACGTACCTGA
- the pdeM gene encoding ligase-associated DNA damage response endonuclease PdeM, which translates to MTHQPIEHCGQTLWLLADKAIYWPARRALLVADLHIGKAASYRALHQPVPRGTTAATLARLDALLAVHDCEQLIVLGDFLHARTARAPATLARLQVWRERHEHLHIVLIRGNHDRNAGDPPASLRIEVKDEPWILEPFALQHEPRPHTMHPVLAGHVHPAFVLRGKARQRVRLPCFLIDEGVSLLPAFGEFTGGWTIAPGATGRIYLAGAGRVWAL; encoded by the coding sequence ATGACCCATCAACCCATCGAGCATTGCGGTCAGACGCTTTGGCTGCTTGCCGACAAGGCCATCTACTGGCCTGCTCGCCGGGCCTTGCTGGTTGCCGACCTGCACATCGGCAAGGCCGCCAGCTATCGCGCCCTGCATCAACCAGTACCGCGCGGCACCACCGCAGCCACCCTCGCCCGGCTAGACGCCCTGCTGGCAGTGCACGACTGCGAGCAACTCATCGTCCTGGGCGACTTTCTCCATGCGCGCACCGCCCGCGCCCCCGCAACGCTGGCCAGGCTTCAGGTGTGGCGGGAGCGGCATGAGCACCTGCATATCGTGCTGATACGCGGCAACCACGATCGCAACGCTGGCGATCCACCCGCTTCGCTGCGCATTGAAGTAAAGGACGAACCCTGGATACTGGAGCCGTTTGCGCTACAGCACGAGCCCCGGCCCCACACGATGCACCCGGTGCTGGCAGGCCATGTACACCCGGCATTCGTCCTGCGCGGGAAGGCCCGCCAGCGCGTGCGATTGCCATGTTTCCTGATCGATGAAGGCGTCAGCCTGCTACCGGCATTCGGAGAATTCACCGGCGGCTGGACAATCGCACCCGGCGCAACCGGCAGGATATACCTGGCCGGCGCAGGGCGGGTCTGGGCGCTGTAA
- a CDS encoding ligase-associated DNA damage response DEXH box helicase, with translation MPAATDLANAWFAKRGWKPFAFQRRVWAAVERGESGLLHASTGAGKTYALWLAALRAFKPKPQGSQPVPLQVVWVTPMRALAADTARALQAPLDELELPWRVGVRSGDTGSAERARQARRLPSVLVTTPESLTLLLTRAQAREDFATLRLVVVDEWHELLGNKRGVQLQLALAHLRQWHPDLPTWGLSATLGNLQHALEVLLPQGGLLVQGRQDKVLQVDTLLPAAIERFPWAGHMGLKMLDQVSQEIDASASCLVFTNTRAQAELWYQALLEARPDWAGLIALHHASLARETRDWVERSLKQGSLKAVVCTSSLDLGVDFLPVERVLQIGSAKGIARLMQRAGRSGHAPGRRSRITLVPTHSLELVEAAAARQALAAGHIEARVSPRLCMDVLVQHLVSMALGSGFDAEQLLAEVRSTWAFAALRDSQWQWALDFVCHGGGSLSAYPDYQRVERQADGIYRVASERLARRHRMSIGTIVSDANLQLKYWSKGGGGKTLGSVEEAFISRLRPGDTLVFAGRVLELVRVENMTAYVRRSTARKAAVARWNGGRMPLSSELADALVEQLDAAAHERFDGPEMRAVRPLLALQAQWSALPTTGTLLAETFKSRQGWHLFLYPFAGRMANLGLANLIAWRVSHVQPLSVSIAVNDYGFELLSPGNVDWAAHLPQALATGQLLEDVLASLNAGEMALRRFREIAQIAGLVFGGYPAAQKSTRQIQASSGLFYEVFRKHDAGNLLLGQARDEVLSEELEIERLHRHLLKMNGLQLDLRRLKRPGPLAFALLVEGMRETLSTEKLADRIARMVAELERAAGGPE, from the coding sequence ATGCCCGCCGCCACCGACCTTGCCAATGCCTGGTTCGCCAAACGAGGGTGGAAGCCGTTCGCTTTCCAGCGACGCGTGTGGGCAGCTGTCGAGCGTGGAGAGTCTGGCCTGCTGCACGCCAGCACCGGCGCCGGCAAGACCTACGCCCTGTGGCTCGCCGCGCTTCGCGCTTTCAAGCCCAAGCCCCAGGGCAGCCAACCTGTGCCCTTGCAGGTGGTGTGGGTCACGCCCATGCGGGCCTTGGCCGCCGACACTGCGCGCGCCTTGCAGGCGCCGCTCGATGAGCTTGAACTGCCCTGGCGCGTAGGCGTGCGCAGCGGCGACACCGGCAGCGCCGAACGCGCCCGGCAAGCACGGCGCCTGCCCAGCGTGCTGGTCACCACCCCCGAAAGCCTGACCTTGCTGCTGACCCGGGCACAGGCGCGCGAAGATTTCGCCACGCTGCGCCTGGTGGTGGTGGATGAATGGCACGAACTGCTGGGCAACAAGCGCGGTGTACAACTGCAACTGGCGCTGGCCCACCTGCGCCAGTGGCATCCCGACCTGCCCACATGGGGCCTCTCTGCCACGCTTGGCAACCTGCAACACGCGCTGGAGGTGCTGCTGCCGCAAGGCGGCCTGCTGGTGCAGGGCCGCCAGGACAAGGTGCTGCAGGTCGATACCCTGCTGCCGGCGGCAATCGAGCGCTTCCCGTGGGCCGGCCACATGGGCCTGAAGATGCTCGACCAGGTCAGCCAGGAGATCGATGCCAGTGCCAGCTGCCTGGTGTTCACCAACACCCGTGCCCAGGCCGAACTCTGGTACCAGGCCCTGCTTGAAGCCCGCCCCGACTGGGCCGGGCTGATTGCCTTGCACCATGCCTCGCTGGCCCGGGAAACCCGGGACTGGGTCGAGCGCAGCCTCAAGCAGGGCAGCCTGAAGGCAGTGGTCTGTACGTCCAGCCTGGATCTGGGGGTGGACTTCCTGCCAGTGGAGCGGGTGCTGCAAATCGGCTCGGCCAAGGGCATTGCCCGCCTGATGCAGCGGGCTGGCCGCTCCGGCCATGCACCGGGGCGGCGTTCGCGGATAACCCTGGTGCCCACTCACAGCCTGGAACTGGTGGAAGCCGCAGCGGCGCGTCAGGCACTTGCGGCCGGGCACATCGAAGCGCGCGTCTCGCCACGGCTGTGCATGGACGTGCTGGTGCAGCATTTGGTCAGCATGGCCCTGGGCAGTGGCTTTGACGCCGAACAGCTACTGGCCGAAGTGCGCAGCACCTGGGCGTTCGCCGCATTGCGCGACAGCCAGTGGCAATGGGCCCTGGACTTCGTCTGCCACGGCGGCGGCTCACTCAGCGCCTACCCGGACTACCAGCGCGTCGAACGCCAGGCCGATGGCATTTACCGGGTCGCCAGCGAGCGCCTGGCGCGGCGCCATCGCATGAGCATCGGCACCATCGTCAGCGATGCCAACCTGCAACTTAAATATTGGTCCAAGGGCGGCGGGGGCAAGACATTGGGCAGTGTTGAAGAGGCATTCATTTCCCGCCTGAGGCCCGGCGATACGCTGGTATTTGCCGGGCGCGTGCTGGAACTGGTGCGCGTGGAAAACATGACGGCGTATGTGCGTCGCAGCACTGCGCGCAAGGCTGCGGTGGCGCGCTGGAATGGCGGGCGCATGCCGCTGTCCAGCGAACTGGCCGACGCGTTGGTCGAACAGCTCGATGCCGCAGCCCATGAACGCTTCGACGGCCCTGAGATGCGGGCGGTGCGCCCGCTGCTGGCGCTACAGGCCCAATGGTCAGCGTTGCCCACCACCGGCACATTGCTGGCCGAGACGTTCAAATCCCGCCAGGGCTGGCATTTGTTCCTGTACCCGTTTGCCGGGCGCATGGCCAACCTGGGCCTGGCCAACCTGATCGCCTGGCGGGTAAGCCACGTGCAGCCGCTGTCGGTGTCCATTGCTGTCAACGATTACGGGTTCGAACTGCTCAGCCCCGGTAACGTGGACTGGGCGGCGCACTTACCTCAGGCGCTTGCAACCGGGCAATTGCTGGAAGATGTGCTGGCCAGCCTGAATGCGGGAGAAATGGCGTTGCGGCGCTTTCGTGAGATCGCCCAGATAGCCGGGCTGGTGTTTGGCGGGTACCCGGCGGCGCAGAAAAGCACCCGACAGATCCAGGCGTCCAGTGGGCTGTTCTACGAGGTTTTCCGCAAGCATGACGCCGGGAATCTGCTGCTGGGTCAGGCGCGGGATGAGGTGCTGAGCGAGGAGCTGGAAATCGAACGGCTGCATCGGCATTTGCTGAAAATGAACGGCCTGCAACTGGATTTGCGTAGGTTGAAACGGCCAGGGCCGTTGGCGTTTGCCTTGCTGGTGGAAGGCATGCGCGAGACCCTGAGCACCGAAAAACTGGCGGACCGCATTGCGCGGATGGTCGCTGAACTTGAACGCGCGGCAGGCGGGCCAGAATGA
- a CDS encoding succinylglutamate desuccinylase/aspartoacylase family protein gives MHHSTHDLLSPVPGITRQLHSFHFGPRGGGKVYIQASLHADELPGMLVAWHLKRRLAELEQQGRLQREIILVPVANPVGLEQVLLDAPLGRFELQSGENFNRNFVDLSDSIGDQIEEHLTQDPAHNIALIREYLRRGLDAHPARTPLQAQRLILQRLACDADMVLDLHCDFEAVEHLYTTPDAWPQIEPLARYLGAQASLLATDSGGQSFDECFSLVWWQLQQRFGKRFPIPLGCCSVTVELRGQADVCHDLASKDCQAIINFLTHAGVIEGASPSLPALLHPATPLAAVEPVSTPLGGLLVYHAKPGQHLEAGQLIAEIIDPLSDRVTAVRNSQPGLLYARSVRRMATAGMVIAHVAGEQVCRSGYLLGN, from the coding sequence ATGCACCATTCAACACACGACCTGCTCTCACCCGTTCCGGGCATTACCCGCCAACTGCACAGCTTTCACTTCGGCCCCCGCGGTGGTGGCAAGGTCTATATACAGGCCTCGCTGCACGCCGACGAGCTACCGGGCATGCTGGTGGCCTGGCACCTCAAACGCCGCCTGGCGGAACTTGAACAACAAGGCCGCCTGCAACGTGAAATCATCCTGGTACCGGTGGCCAACCCGGTCGGCCTGGAGCAAGTGCTGCTGGATGCGCCACTGGGGCGCTTCGAACTGCAAAGCGGCGAGAACTTCAACCGCAATTTCGTCGACCTGTCGGACAGCATCGGCGACCAGATCGAAGAACACCTGACCCAGGACCCGGCCCACAACATCGCACTTATCCGCGAATACCTGCGCCGCGGGCTGGACGCACACCCGGCCCGCACACCGCTGCAGGCCCAGCGCCTGATCCTGCAGCGGCTGGCCTGCGACGCCGACATGGTGCTGGACCTGCACTGCGATTTCGAGGCGGTCGAGCACCTGTACACCACTCCAGACGCTTGGCCGCAGATCGAGCCCCTGGCCCGCTACCTTGGGGCCCAGGCCAGCCTGCTGGCCACCGACTCGGGCGGACAGTCGTTCGACGAATGCTTCAGCCTTGTCTGGTGGCAGTTGCAACAACGCTTCGGCAAGCGCTTCCCGATTCCGCTGGGCTGCTGCTCGGTGACCGTCGAGTTGCGCGGCCAGGCGGATGTCTGTCATGACCTGGCCAGCAAGGATTGCCAAGCGATAATCAACTTCCTGACCCACGCGGGTGTAATCGAAGGCGCCAGCCCCTCCTTGCCAGCCTTGCTCCACCCCGCCACGCCGCTGGCCGCTGTGGAACCGGTGTCGACCCCACTCGGCGGCTTGCTGGTGTATCACGCCAAACCCGGGCAGCACCTGGAAGCCGGCCAGTTGATCGCAGAAATCATCGACCCGCTCAGCGACCGGGTGACCGCAGTGCGTAACAGCCAGCCGGGCCTGCTGTACGCCCGCAGCGTGCGACGCATGGCAACGGCTGGCATGGTCATCGCCCATGTGGCCGGCGAGCAGGTGTGCCGCAGCGGCTATTTGCTGGGCAACTGA